The Candidatus Methylomirabilota bacterium genomic interval GACCAGGTCGGCGATGAACTGGGGCGTGATGGTGTCCAGGAACTCGCAGCCGGCGCCGAGCCCCATGGTGGCCAGATCCAGGAGGAGGCGCCGGGCGACCCCCAGGCCTTCGTTGATGGCGAAGCTCCCGTCCAGCCGCGGATCGTTGATCAGGCCCTTCCACCCGACCGTGGTGCGCGGCTTCTCGAAGTAGACGCGCATCACCACCAGGAGGTCCTCCCGGAGCCGATCGGCCACGGCGAGCAGGCGCGCGCCGTAGTCGCGGGCCGCGGCGACGTCGTGGATCGAGCAGGGGCCGACCACCACGAGCACCCGGTCGTCCTCGCCGCGCAGGATGCGCGTCGCCGCCTCCCGCCCCTTGGCCACGGTCGCCGAGGCCGCCTCCGTGATGGGGTGCTGCTCCATCAGGATGGCGGGCGGGATGAGGGGGCCCAGCCGCTCGATGCGCAGGTCGTCGGTCAGGTAGAACATCGCCGCCGCTCAGTCATCCAGGATAGCATCCCGCGGTCAGTACATGAGGAAGCCGCCGTCGACGGTGACCGCCTGACCCGTGACGTAGGCCGCGGCCGGCGAGGCCAGGAAGACGACCATCGCCGCCACCTCCTCCGGCTCGGCCAGCCGGCCCAGGGGGACCGTGGCGGCTCGCTGGCGGAGGAACTCGCCCTTGGGCAGGCCCTGCCGCTGGACCCCGATCAGCTCGTCGAGGCGCCAGTTGAACTCGGTGTTGACGATCCCGGGACAGATCGCGTTGACCCGCACCCCCTGACTGGCCAGCGCCCGGGCGCTCTGCTGCGTCAGGCTGATCACGGCCGCCTTGCTGGCGGCGTAGGGGGGCGAGAGGGTGGGCGCGCCCCGGCCGGCGATCGAGGCGAGGTTGATGATCACGCCCCCGCCCTGCCGGGCCAGCAGCGGCGCCGCCGCCTGCATGCAGAAGAAGAGGCCCCGGGCATTGACGGCGAAGGTCTCGTCCCAGTCCCGCTCGGTGACCTGTCCGAAAGGGGTGGGCCGGATGATGCCGGCGTTGTTCACCAGGATGTCGAGCCGGCCGAGCCCCGTCACCGTCTGCCCGAGCATCGCCTCGATCTGGCTCACCTCCGCGACATCCGCCGGGACGGCGAGCGCCCGCCGGCCGAGCCCCGTCACCGCCGCCGCGACCTCACGCGCCGCCTCCGGCATGATGTCGTTGACCGCGACGTCGGCGCCCGCCCGGGCCAGGGCGAGGGCGACGGCCCGGCCGATGCCCTGTCCGGCCCCGGTGACGAGAGCCGACCGGCCGGCGAGCTCCCCGGTCACGGGTCCGCTCCGACGATCTTCCGGTAGCTGACGGGGTCGGTCGCGCCTTCCGTGTTCAACAGGAGTACCCGCGCCTGCGGGCCGAGCCCGAGAGCGGCCCGGGCCCTGGCCAGGGCCGGCTCCCGGCCGAGCGCGAGGAGCCCGGCCAGCCCGGCCGCCCCCGACTCGCCGGCGACGACGGTCGGGTCCCCGCCCATCCCCGCGTGGAGGCGCCGCATCGCCTCCTCGGCGAACGCATCGGTGACGGCGAGGAACCAATCCACCCGGGCCCGCAGCAGCGGCCAGGCGACGGAGGATGGCGTGCCGGCGTTCAGTCCGGCCATGATCGTGTCGAGCCGGCCGCGGGTGGCGCGGACCTCGCCGGCCGGGGAGGCGATCGACTCGAGGAGGCAGTCGGCCTCGGTCGACTCGACGACGACGAGCCGCGGCCCGCTGGGTCCGGACCGCCGCACATAGAAGAAGGTTCCCGCCCAGGCGAGGCCCCCGACGCCGGCCTGGAGGAAGACGACGTCGGGATCGGGCCGACCCGCGGCCTGGAGCTGCGCGGTCGCCTCGGCGAAGAGCGTCGTGTAGCCGCGCATGATCCAGTCCGGAATCTCGGTGTAGCCGGGATAGGCGGTGTCGGAGATCACCTGGAAGCCCTGCGCCGCGCTCTCCACCGCCGCCCGGCGGACGGCGTCGTCGTAGCTTCCCTCCACGACCACCACCTGGGCGCCCTCCGCGCGGAGCGCCTCGATCCGCG includes:
- a CDS encoding glucose 1-dehydrogenase — its product is MTGELAGRSALVTGAGQGIGRAVALALARAGADVAVNDIMPEAAREVAAAVTGLGRRALAVPADVAEVSQIEAMLGQTVTGLGRLDILVNNAGIIRPTPFGQVTERDWDETFAVNARGLFFCMQAAAPLLARQGGGVIINLASIAGRGAPTLSPPYAASKAAVISLTQQSARALASQGVRVNAICPGIVNTEFNWRLDELIGVQRQGLPKGEFLRQRAATVPLGRLAEPEEVAAMVVFLASPAAAYVTGQAVTVDGGFLMY
- a CDS encoding diaminopropionate ammonia-lyase, whose amino-acid sequence is MVQDPRGVRVEPNRFADPALAAALAVPGADDVPAFHRSLPGYAPTPLVSLPGLAAALGVGELWVKDESRRFGLGAFKALGASYAIDRLRRLGRPVSTVATATAGNHGRGVAWTARRLGLRAVIFVPGHTTAARIEALRAEGAQVVVVEGSYDDAVRRAAVESAAQGFQVISDTAYPGYTEIPDWIMRGYTTLFAEATAQLQAAGRPDPDVVFLQAGVGGLAWAGTFFYVRRSGPSGPRLVVVESTEADCLLESIASPAGEVRATRGRLDTIMAGLNAGTPSSVAWPLLRARVDWFLAVTDAFAEEAMRRLHAGMGGDPTVVAGESGAAGLAGLLALGREPALARARAALGLGPQARVLLLNTEGATDPVSYRKIVGADP